The following coding sequences are from one Poecile atricapillus isolate bPoeAtr1 chromosome 28, bPoeAtr1.hap1, whole genome shotgun sequence window:
- the SIN3B gene encoding paired amphipathic helix protein Sin3b, producing the protein MAAGGGGGRGAGGGSAPRWGGGGGRAAPHEKLPVHVEDALSYLDQVKIRFGSDPATYNGFLEIMKEFKSQSIDTPGVIRRVSQLFHEHPDLIVGFNAFLPLGYRIEIPKNGKLSIQSPLNSQVPPEPVPSALPGSGLVLHYSQENSHNHSDCSEEFRQQLPYKEDKSQIPLESDSVEFNNAISYVNKIKTRFLDHPEIYRSFLEILHTYQKEQLNTKGRPFRGMSEEEVFTEVANLFRGQEDLLSEFGQFLPEAKRSLFTGNGPCEVNSVQKTEHEKNLEHSKKRSRPLLLRPVSGPAKKKMKLRGTKDLSVATVGKYGTLQEFSFFDKVRRVLKSQEVYENFLRCIALFNQELVSGSELLQLVTPFLGKFPELFAQFKSFLGVKELSFASPLSDRSGDGMSREIDYASCKRIGSSYRALPKTYQQPKCSGRTAICKEVLNDTWVSFPSWSEDSTFVSSKKTPYEEQLHRCEDERFELDVVLETNLATIRVLESVQKKLSRLTQEDQEKFRLDDCLGGTSEVIQRRAIYRIYGDKAPEIIESLKKNPVTAVPVVLKRLKAKEEEWREAQQGFNKIWREQYEKAYLKSLDHQAVNFKQNDTKALRSKSLLNEIESVYDEHQEQHSEGRSSSTNEPHLIFIYEDKQILEDAASLISYYVKRQPTIQKEDQATIRQIVHHFIPELFFSQPPEHNISEESTDDDRENHQGQNLDTPELRKKHVPGPPSSPLETKATFCDVTAAEPHNTLDDVYSLFFVNNNWYFFLRLHQTLCSRLLKIYRQAQKQLLEYRTEKEREKLLCEGRKEKTNDPAMELRLKQPSEVELEEYYPAFLDMVRSLLDGNIDPTQYEDTLREMFTIHAYIGFTMDKLVQNIVRQLHHLVSDDICLKVVELYLNERKRGAAGGNLSSRCVRAAKETSYQWKAERCMADENCFKVMFLQRKGQVIMTIELLDTEETQTEDPVEVQHLANYMEQYVGVEGAPNNQNDGFLLKPVFLQRNLKKFRKWQCKQVRALRSEVKSSWKRLIGVESACNVDCRFKLNTHKMMFIMNSEDYMYRRGALCRAKQVQPVVLLKHHQQFEEWHNRWLEENVSMEAVDVVQDWLMGDEDEEMVPCKTTCETVNVHGVPVNRYRVQYSRRPASP; encoded by the exons AtggcggcggggggcggcggcggccgcggggccggcgggggcaGCGCCCCGCGctggggcggcggcggcggccgggccgcGCCGCACGAGAAGCTGCCGGTGCAC GTGGAGGATGCACTTTCCTACCTGGACCAGGTGAAGATTCGCTTTGGCAGCGACCCTGCCACCTACAATGGCTTCCTGGAGATCATGAAGGAGTTCAAGAGCCAGAG CATTGACACACCTGGAGTCATCCGACGTGTTTCTCAGCTTTTCCATGAGCATCCTGACCTCATTGTAGGATTCAATGCATTTCTTCCTCTGGGCTACAGGATAGAAATTCCAAAGAACGGGAAGTTAAGTATACAGTCACCTTTGAATAGTCAG gtgcccccagagCCCGTTCCCAGCGCGCTCCCTGGCAGTGGGCTGGTCTTGCACTACTCCCAGGAGAACTCCCACAACCACAGTGACTGCTCCGAGGAGTTCCGGCAGCAGCTTCCCTACAAAGAAGataaatcccaaattcccttgGAATCTGATTCCGTGGAGTTCAATAATGCCATCAGTTACGTGAATAAGATCAAAACACGTTTCCTTGACCATCCAGAGATTTACAGATCCTTTCTAGAAATCCTTCACACTTACCAG AAAGAGCAGCTGAACACCAAGGGCCGACCCTTCCGGGGCATGTCAGAGGAGGAAGTGTTCACTGAAGTGGCCAATCTGTTCCGGGGACAGGAGGATCTGCTCTCGGAGTTTGGACAGTTCCTCCCGGAGGCAAAAAGGTCTTTG TTCACAGGAAATGGACCATGTGAGGTGAACAGTGTCCAGAAAACTGAGCATGAGAAGAATCTGGAGCACAGCAAGAAGCGATCCAGGCCGCTGCTGCTGCGTCCTGTTTCTGGCCCAGCAAAG aagaaaatgaagctgCGAGGTACCAAAGATCTGTCAGTGGCGACAGTGGGGAAATACGGGACACTGCAagagttttccttctttgacaAG GTGCGCAGGGTGCTTAAGAGTCAAGAGGTCTATGAAAATTTTCTGCGTTGTATTGCTCTCTTCAACCAGGAGTTGGTCTCTGGCTCTGAGTTGCTCCAGCTTGTTACACCCTTTTTGGG GAAATTCCCAGAACTCTTTGCACAGTTCAAGTCCTTCCTTGGGGTGAAAGAGCTTTCCTTTGCTTCTCCGCTGAGCGACCGCTCCGGGGATGGAATGAGCCGGGAAATCGATTACGCTTCCTGCAAACGCATCGGATCCAGTTACAGGGCTCTCCCAAAAACCTACCAGCAGCCAAAGTGCAGTGGGAGAACAGCCATTTGCAAGGAG GTGTTAAATGATACCTGGGTTTCGTTTCCATCCTGGTCTGAAGACTCCACTTTTGTCAGCTCCAAGAAGACTCcgtatgaggagcagctgcacCGCTGTGAGGACGAACGCTTTGAG CTGGATGTTGTCCTGGAGACCAATTTAGCCACAATCCGTGTGCTGGAGAGTGTGCAGAAAAAGCTGTCCCGCCTGACCCAGGAGGACCAGGAGAAGTTTCGCCTGGATGATTGTTTGGGAGGAACCTCAGAAGTGATCCAGCGCCGGGCCATCTATCGCATCTACGGTGACAAAGCTCCAGAGATCATCGAGAGTCTGAAGAAAAACCcagtcactgctgtccctgtggtTCTTAAGAG ATTGAAAGCAAAAGAGGAAGAATGGAGGGAGGCCCAGCAGGGCTTCAACAAGATTTGGAGGGAGCAGTATGAGAAGGCCTATTTGAAATCCCTGGACCACCAGGCCGTCAACTTCAAGCAGAATGACACCAAAGCTCTGCGCTCCAAGAGCTTGCTGAATGAAATTGAGAGTGTTTATGATGAG CATCAGGAGCAGCATTCGGAGGGGAGGAGTTCATCCACGAACGAGCCTCATCTTATCTTCATCTATGAAGACAAGCAGATTTTGGAAGATGCAGCATCTCTTATCAGCTATTATGTGAAGAGGCAGCCCACCATCCAGAAGGAGGATCAGGCAACCATCAGGCAGATTGTGCATCACTTCATACCTGAGCTGTTTTTCTCTCAGCCACCTGAACACAACATTTCTGAGGAATCAACCGATGACGACAGAGAAAACCACCAGGGGCAGAATCTGGATACTCCTGAGCTGCGGAAAAAACACGTGCCTGGGCCTCCAAGCAGTCCTTTGGAGACCAAAGCAACTTTCTGTGATGTTACAGCTGCTGAGCCCCACAATACCCTGGATGATGTTTACAGCCTCTTCTTTGTCAATAATAATTGGTATTTCTTCCTGCGCCTTCACCAGACTCTGTGCTCCAGGCTCCTAAAGATTTATCGCCAGGCCCAGAAGCAGCTTCTGGAATATCGAActgagaaggagagagagaagctcCTCTgtgaagggaggaaagaaaaaactaaTGATCCAGCCATGGAGCTAAGACTGAAGCAACCAA GTGAGGTGGAGCTGGAGGAATACTACCCAGCCTTCCTGGACATGGTGAGGAGCCTGCTGGACGGGAACATCGACCCCACGCAGTACGAGGACACCCTGAGGGAGATGTTCACCATCCACGCCTACATCGGCTTCACCATGGACAAGCTGGTGCAGAACATCGTGCGCCAG CTTCACCATCTAGTGAGCGATGACATCTGCTTGAAGGTGGTTGAGCTCTACCTGAACGAGAGGAAgcgaggagctgctgggggtaATTTGTCATCCCGCTGTGTCCGGGCAGCAAAGGAGACCAGCTACCAGTGGAAGGCTGAACGGTGCATGGCAGATGAGAACTGCTTCAAG GTGATGTTTCTCCAGAGGAAAGGACAGGTGATCATGACCATAGAGCTGCTGGATACAGAAGAGACCCAGACAGAAGATCCTGTGGAGGTCCAG CACCTGGCGAACTACATGGAGCAGTACGTTGGGGTGGAAGGAGCTCCCAACAACCAGAACGATGGCTTCCTCCTGAAACCGGTCTTTCTGCAGAG AAACCTGAAGAAGTTTCGCAAGTGGCAGTGCAAGCAGGTGAGGGCCCTGCGCAGCGAGGTGAAGAGCTCCTGGAAGCGGCTGATCGGGGTGGAGAGCGCCTGCAATGTCGACTGTCGCTTCAAGCTCAACACCCACAAGATGATGTTCATCATGAACTCTGAGGATTACATGTACAGGAGgggagctctctgcagagccaagCAG gtcCAGCCCGTGGTGCTGCTCAAGCATCACCAGCAGTTCGAGGAGTGGCACAACCGGTGGCTGGAGGAGAACGTGTCCATGGAGGCCGTGGATGTGGTTCAAGACTGGCTGAtgggggatgaggatgaggagatgGTGCCCTGCAAAACCACCTGTGAGACAGTGAATGTCCACGGGGTGCCAGTGAACAGATACAGAGTCCAGTACAGCCGCCGTCCCGCTTCACCCTGA
- the F2RL3 gene encoding LOW QUALITY PROTEIN: proteinase-activated receptor 4 (The sequence of the model RefSeq protein was modified relative to this genomic sequence to represent the inferred CDS: inserted 2 bases in 1 codon) translates to MGTLGDRRLLLCCAFWGLCLASDYDDYSQNSTSEQATTSEVTPCPRAIPGDQATVNNITYLLIPEATRAQLASAVTVRLIPSLYSLVFVLGLPANALALWVLATRAERLASTVFLMNLATADLLLVSVLPFKISYYFLGNHWPFGEGLCRLSTALFYGNMYCSVLLLTCISVDRYLAVAHPFSSRAFRTPGLAVGTCAAVWLCSAALTLPLTLQQQSYPLLGAGLTLCHDVLPRHENDGFYFYYFVVLIACAFLLPLLLLVLSSAALLWVLLSGGSRYSHAAKLTALVVITLVVFYAPSNILLLLHYSSPCSRLHSRLYLGYMVSLALSTCNSCADPFIYYYVSEDFREKVRRXVFRGSKKISTSLKTSKEMLP, encoded by the exons ATGGGGACCCTCGGGGACAGGcggctcctgctctgctgtgccttcTGGGGACTCTGCCTGGCCTCGGACTATGATG ATTACTCTCAGAACAGCACCAGCGAGCAGGCCACCACATCAGAGGTCACCCCGTGTCCCCGAGCCATCCCGGGGGACCAGGCCACGGTCAACAACATCACGTACCTGCTGATCCCCGAGGCCACCCGTGCCCAGCTGGCCAGCGCCGTCACCGTCCGGCTCATCCCCAGCCTCTACAGCCTGGTGTTCGTGCTGGGGCTGCCGGCCAACGCGCTGGCCCTGTGGGTGCTGGCCACCAGGGCCGAGCGCCTCGCCTCCACCGTGTTCCTGATGAACCTGGCCACCGCCGACCTGCTGCTCGTCTCCGTGCTGCCCTTCAAGATCTCCTACTATTTCCTGGGCAACCACTGGCCCTTTGGGGAAGGGCTGTGCCGCCTCAGCACGGCTCTCTTCTACGGGAACATGTACTGCTCCgtgctgctgctcacctgcATCAGCGTCGATCGCTACCTGGCCGTGGCTCACCCCTTCTCGTCCCGCGCTTTCCGCACGCCGGGCCTGGCTGTGGGTACCTGCGCTGCCGTGTGGCTCTGCTCCGCCGCCCTGACCCTGCCCCTGACCCTGCAGCAGCAATCCTACCCCCTGCTCGGGGCAGGCCTCACGCTGTGCCACGATGTCCTGCCCCGCCACGAGAACGACGGCTTCTACTTTTATTATTTCGTGGTGCTGATCGCCTGCGCCTtcctgctgccgctgctgctgctggtgctgagctCGGCCGCGCTGCTGTGGGTCCTCCTGAGTGGGGGCAGCCGCTACTCGCACGCTGCCAAGCTCACGGCCCTCGTGGTCATCACCCTGGTGGTTTTCTATGCCCCCAGCAacatcctcctgctgctccactactccagcccctgctccaggctgcaCAGCCGGCTGTACCTCGGCTACATGGTCAGCCTGGCCCTCAGCACCTGCAACAGCTGCGCCGACCCCTTCATTTACTACTACGTGTCTGAGGATTTCCGGGAGAAGGTGAGGAG AGTCTTCAGGGGCAGCAAAAAAATCAGCACTTCCCTAAAGACCTCTAAGGAAATGCTGCCATGA